A window from Citrus sinensis cultivar Valencia sweet orange chromosome 3, DVS_A1.0, whole genome shotgun sequence encodes these proteins:
- the LOC107176905 gene encoding putative pentatricopeptide repeat-containing protein At1g53330 encodes MNKAKPTSPFRLASLLRLQKDPKFALQLFKNPNHNPNDTEAPPLKPFRYNLLHYDLSITKLGRAKMFDEMQQILHQLKHDTRVIPEEIIFCNVISFYGRARLLEHALQVFDEMLSFNVQRTVKSFNTLLNALLTCGKLDRMKELFQLMEKYVSPDACSYNILIHGCVVSRRLEDAWMVFDEMLKKRLQPTVLTFGTLLYGLCLELRVDEALKLKEDMMRVYNVKPDGQVFASLIKGLCAVGELSLALGFKEEIVRNKIEMDAAIYSTLISALFKAGRKNEVPGILMEMKERGCRPNSVTYNALISGFCKEKDFEAAFTILDEMGHKGCKANTISYNVILGGLCKDGKCS; translated from the coding sequence ATGAATAAAGCAAAACCCACATCTCCCTTCAGGCTCGCCTCTCTTCTTCGCCTCCAAAAAGACCCGAAATTCGCTCTGCAACTCTTCAAAAACCCTAATCATAACCCCAATGACACCGAAGCCCCTCCATTAAAACCCTTTCGCTACAATCTCCTTCACTATGACCTTAGCATCACTAAGCTCGGCCGAGCCAAGATGTTTGACGAAATGCAGCAAATCCTTCACCAGCTCAAACATGACACCCGCGTCATTCCcgaagaaataattttctgcAATGTTATTAGCTTTTATGGACGTGCGCGATTACTCGAACACGCACTCCaagtgtttgatgaaatgttgAGTTTTAATGTTCAAAGGACGGTCAAATCTTTCAACACGTTGTTGAATGCACTATTAACGTGCGGAAAGCTTGATAGAATGAAGGAGTTGTTTCAACTTATGGAGAAATATGTTAGCCCAGATGCTTgtagttataatatattgatacACGGTTGTGTTGTAAGTCGGAGGTTAGAGGACGCGTGGAtggtgtttgatgaaatgctTAAAAAAAGACTGCAGCCAACGGTGCTGACTTTTGGGACGTTACTTTATGGTCTTTGTTTGGAGTTGAGGGTAGATGAGGCATTAAAGTTGAAGGAGGATATGATGAGAGTGTATAATGTGAAGCCTGATGGACAAGTCTTTGCGTCATTGATAAAAGGGCTTTGTGCAGTTGGTGAGTTGAGTTTGGCACTTGGATTTAAAGAAGAGATAGTGAGAAATAAGATTGAAATGGATGCGGCTATTTATTCTACATTGATCAGTGCGCTTTTTAAGGCGGGAAGGAAGAATGAAGTTCCTGGGATTTTAATGGAAATGAAGGAGCGTGGGTGCAGACCGAATTCTGTGACATATAATGCATTGATCAGTGGGTTTTGTAAAGAGAAGGATTTTGAAGCAGCGTTTACAATTTTGGATGAAATGGGGCATAAAGGGTGTAAGGCAAATACTATTAGTTATAATGTGATACTTGGGGGGCTGTGTAAGGACGGAAAATGCAGTTAA
- the LOC102613376 gene encoding germin-like protein subfamily 1 member 17, which produces MRNVQFLTGFALLILASSLASACDPSPLQDICVAIDEPKNAVFVNGKFCKDPKLARPGDFFLSGLDKPGNTANRLGFSVKNANVDQIPGLNTLGISAVRIDYAPYGQNPPHTHPRATEILTVLEGTLYVGFVTSNQLNNTLIAKVLKKGDAFVFPIGLIHFQFNIGKTNAVAIAALSSQNPGVITIANSVFGANPPINPDFLSKAFQLDADVVKDLEAKF; this is translated from the exons ATGAGAAATGTTCAATTTCTTACAGGTTTTGCTCTCTTGATTTTGGCTTCTTCATTGGCCTCTGCCTGTGACCCTAGTCCTCTTCAGGATATCTGTGTAGCCATTGATGAGCCCAAGAACGCAG TCTTTGTCAACGGGAAGTTCTGCAAGGACCCCAAGCTTGCCAGGCCGGGAGATTTCTTCTTATCAGGGCTAGACAAGCCTGGAAACACAGCAAACCGACTTGGCTTCAGTGtaaaaaatgcaaatgttGACCAAATTCCAGGACTCAACACTCTCGGAATATCAGCAGTCCGTATTGACTATGCACCCTATGGCCAAAACCCTCCTCACACTCACCCTCGTGCCACTGAAATCCTGACGGTTTTGGAAGGAACACTTTATGTTGGTTTTGTGACATCAAACCAGCTAAACAACACACTCATTGCAAAAGTTCTGAAAAAGGGAGATGCTTTCGTGTTTCCAATTGGTTTGATTCACTTCCAGTTCAACATTGGAAAAACAAATGCAGTTGCCATCGCCGCTCTAAGCAGCCAGAATCCTGGTGTCATTACCATTGCAAACTCGGTCTTCGGAGCCAATCCTCCAATCAATCCTGATTTTCTTTCCAAGGCATTCCAGTTGGACGCAGATGTGGTGAAAGATCTTGAGGCCAAGTTCTAA
- the LOC107176904 gene encoding probable receptor-like serine/threonine-protein kinase At5g57670: protein MKVNMTYNESIRAFNDIEHHLELEVEHLETVKLSDRVYIAESSSRKALDFKRKRGHKYNQKGERSDPNQKKPYVKKCPRSRRAGKKKNKSKMKCYDCSKLGHFARECTKLKKVRPNSTLLNYVLVTCSVLPTDSRPMWIVDSEATNHIAYDRNAFVEYCRISQGTRWIYMGNNSRVEGKGIGTCKLTLRSDHPKKQGQLDCSRHYKIIGGMARGILYLHEDSQLRIIYRDLKASNILLDAQMNPKISDFGLSRIFGVDQTQGNTSRIVRTYGYMSLEYAMHRQFSVKSNVYSFGVIALETITGKKNNNFYQTDGLEALRDGTPLQLLDSNLTDLYSRDEVNRCIHVGLLCVQEDPADRPSMATIVLVLNSYSVTLPMPR, encoded by the exons ATGAAGGTGAATATGACTTATAATGAAAGTATCAGAGCTTTCAATGATATAGAACATCACCTAGAGCTGGAAGTAGAGCACCTTGAGACAGTTAAACTTTCTGATCGTGTTTATATAGCCGAGTCAAGTTCGCGTAAAGCTTTGGACTTCAAGCGCAAAAGAGGTCATAAGTATAACCAGAAGGGTGAGAGATCTGATCCTAATCAGAAGAAGCCATATGTTAAGAAGTGCCCAAGGAGTAGGCGTGCtggcaagaaaaagaataaatccaAGATGAAATGCTACGATTGTAGCAAGTTGGGTCACTTTGCTCGTGAGTGCACTAAGTTGAAAAAAGTGAGACCCAACTCCACTCTATTAAATTATGTATTAGTTACATGTTCTGTACTCCCAACTGATTCGCGTCCTATGTGGATTGTAGACTCAGAAGCAACAAACCATATCGCTTATGATCGTAATGCATTTGTGGAGTATTGTCGAATTAGCCAAGGGACTAGATGGATATACATGGGCAACAACTCCAGAGTTGAAGGAAAAGGAATAGGCACTTGCAAATTGACTTTGCGTAGTGATC ACCCTAAGAAACAAGGCCAATTGGATTGTTCAAGACATTACAAGATAATTGGAGGCATGGCTCGAGGAATTCTTTATCTTCATGAAGACTCCCAGCTCAGAATTATATATCGTGATCTCAAAGCTAGCAATATACTCTTAGATGCACAAATGAACccaaaaatttcagattttggtCTGTCAAGGATATTTGGAGTTGATCAAACTCAAGGTAACACAAGCAGAATAGTGAGGACATA TGGTTACATGTCCCTAGAATACGCTATGCATAGGCAATTCTCTGTGAAATCAAATGTGTATAGTTTTGGTGTCATAGCTCTGGAGACTATAACTGGCAAGAAGAACAACAACTTTTATCAAACAGATG GCTTGGAAGCATTGAGGGATGGAACACCCTTGCAGTTGTTGGATTCAAATCTTACAGATTTATACTCAAGAGATGAAGTGAACAGATGCATCCATGTGGGCTTATTATGCGTCCAGGAAGATCCAGCTGATAGGCCTTCAATGGCAACAATAGTTCTCGTGCTAAACAGCTACTCTGTCACACTTCCAATGCCCCGATAG